A region from the Chitinophaga sp. Cy-1792 genome encodes:
- a CDS encoding alginate lyase family protein, protein MKTLFTPFRICLFFLLLLAWPTIYAQTFVHPGILHTAADFQRMKQKVQAGAQPWKSGWDKLLANSHAQLGYSPNPSAALNRGGSVPQTYTSAMNDAAAAYQCALRWKISGEDQYAAKAVQILNAWAAVCTSIGGSTDGALAAGFQGFAFANAAELVRDYPGWSATDFTKFKTFMREVFYSYSSDFLYRRNGTCASHYWANWGLTNVSSVMAIAILCDDVYMFNEALYYLKSANYTEALKNVVYYLHTPLLGQWQESNRDQGHSLLGVGLAADICEVAWNQGEDLFSYDNNRLLAGMEYVAKYNLGNDVPNIPYNNCDNVNQTVIGENGRGGIRPIWERVVNHYKNRMGVSVPYSEQFLTITRPEGGGGDYGTTSGGFDHLGYGTLTSALDTTPVTCPPTMITANIMYNGQTYTSSTLQIKPGSSITLHPVVSSGGSWVWSNGATTQDLVLDSIQKSCIYRATFTNACGTKKTQLFALSVDGDCGRAFIVPYIQVNGTWLSTAQVQVDRGATVKLGPQGMGGGMAGAGTFRWSTGDTTRELLVSNVQADQQRTLVYTGPCGQSDSVTFIIALRKVKQELQQKLQEAETLRDSTTASTQVIAGNYPPAAKVLLSDSIQYVYNVYDSTTATDPQVVSYINLLDSAILRYKSAVYYDMDNLADGLYYIKIPLRDSVFTSNQSNTPKIDALSDSVYLQVFSITKQTNGRYKIITLGTPPPGYQNYINENAQFGKNAYDATWNTYHIFFNGTYYAVQRAEKAGNGFWYQTGQTISAQTGSTNSNIPASFGFELKPDLHGILDATIQAAQLLLDATATTTSSEPGKYPVAAKSRLQDSLNMVQAAYAAIQTSTQAVSYVNILQAEIDRYRRSMDVLTNVLADGIYMIRPSSGNLQWTADASNSPTFYTADTTAANQRWQITKQTNGRYKIISLSPPSAYQNYINENAQFGTNVYDPVWNTYNIYSDGKNYAVQRTEKGGNGYWYINATKIAGVAGSANDPFPFSFPFRLVPAPDSLQSVDSAALHLAGMHENPKITVYLKGVSPIDSAGLSKITRADNGNITIYPNPAKDHFYVDLSKHVFSTGKAILLELYNGQGALIAVKSVKALSGPVNISIPSGGAAGVYWLRIDNNISLPVIISR, encoded by the coding sequence ATGAAAACATTGTTTACTCCTTTTAGGATCTGTTTATTTTTTTTACTGTTGCTGGCATGGCCAACGATATATGCGCAGACGTTTGTGCATCCCGGCATTTTGCATACAGCAGCTGATTTCCAGCGGATGAAGCAAAAGGTGCAGGCAGGTGCACAGCCCTGGAAGTCGGGCTGGGATAAGTTACTGGCCAACAGTCATGCACAGCTTGGTTATTCCCCCAATCCCAGTGCTGCGCTGAACAGGGGAGGCTCCGTGCCGCAAACCTATACCAGCGCCATGAATGATGCCGCTGCTGCCTATCAGTGCGCACTGCGCTGGAAGATTTCCGGCGAGGACCAGTATGCAGCCAAGGCGGTACAGATACTGAACGCCTGGGCTGCTGTTTGCACCTCCATCGGTGGTTCTACGGATGGAGCGCTGGCGGCAGGTTTTCAGGGTTTCGCCTTTGCCAATGCAGCAGAACTGGTCCGGGATTATCCGGGTTGGTCGGCAACAGATTTTACTAAATTTAAAACGTTTATGCGGGAGGTTTTCTATTCGTACTCCTCCGACTTTCTGTACCGGCGCAATGGTACCTGTGCCAGCCACTACTGGGCCAACTGGGGGCTGACAAATGTTTCCAGTGTAATGGCCATCGCTATTTTATGTGATGATGTTTATATGTTTAATGAGGCCTTGTATTACCTGAAATCTGCCAACTACACAGAAGCGCTGAAAAATGTCGTGTACTACCTGCATACGCCATTGCTGGGCCAGTGGCAGGAAAGCAACCGCGATCAGGGTCATTCGCTGCTGGGCGTGGGCCTGGCAGCAGATATCTGTGAGGTGGCCTGGAACCAGGGGGAAGACCTCTTCAGCTACGATAATAACCGGTTGCTGGCAGGGATGGAATATGTGGCAAAGTACAACCTGGGCAATGATGTGCCTAACATTCCCTATAACAACTGCGATAACGTGAACCAGACGGTGATTGGTGAAAATGGCCGTGGTGGCATCAGGCCCATCTGGGAAAGGGTAGTGAACCATTATAAAAATCGTATGGGCGTTTCCGTGCCTTATTCGGAACAATTCCTTACTATTACCCGCCCGGAAGGTGGCGGTGGTGATTATGGTACCACCAGCGGCGGCTTCGATCATCTGGGCTATGGTACGCTCACCAGCGCCTTGGATACCACGCCTGTTACCTGTCCGCCTACCATGATTACAGCAAATATTATGTATAACGGTCAAACCTATACGTCGTCTACACTACAGATAAAGCCGGGCAGCTCCATAACCCTGCATCCGGTGGTGTCATCAGGCGGCAGCTGGGTATGGTCTAACGGCGCTACCACGCAGGATCTTGTGCTGGATAGTATTCAGAAAAGCTGTATTTACAGGGCTACCTTTACCAATGCCTGTGGTACTAAAAAAACACAGTTATTTGCTTTGTCGGTAGATGGTGATTGCGGACGCGCTTTTATCGTACCCTATATCCAGGTAAACGGTACCTGGCTGAGTACAGCGCAGGTGCAGGTAGATAGGGGTGCTACCGTTAAACTGGGCCCACAGGGCATGGGCGGTGGTATGGCTGGCGCAGGTACCTTCCGCTGGAGCACAGGTGATACCACCCGTGAGTTGCTGGTGTCCAATGTACAGGCAGATCAGCAACGGACGTTGGTATATACAGGCCCCTGCGGCCAAAGTGATAGTGTCACTTTTATCATTGCCTTGCGAAAAGTAAAGCAGGAACTGCAACAGAAGCTGCAAGAAGCCGAAACCCTACGGGATTCTACAACCGCCAGTACACAGGTGATTGCAGGGAATTATCCGCCTGCTGCCAAAGTATTACTGAGCGACAGTATCCAGTATGTCTATAACGTCTACGATAGTACGACCGCCACCGACCCGCAGGTGGTAAGCTATATCAACCTGCTGGACAGTGCTATACTGCGATATAAAAGCGCAGTGTATTATGATATGGATAATCTGGCCGATGGCCTCTACTACATTAAAATCCCGCTGCGTGATTCCGTGTTTACCAGCAACCAGTCGAACACACCTAAAATAGATGCGTTGTCGGATAGTGTATATCTACAGGTATTCAGTATCACGAAACAGACAAACGGACGCTATAAAATTATTACACTGGGCACGCCGCCGCCAGGATACCAGAACTACATCAATGAAAATGCGCAGTTTGGCAAAAATGCCTACGATGCTACCTGGAATACCTATCATATTTTTTTCAATGGTACTTATTATGCGGTGCAGCGCGCCGAGAAGGCAGGTAATGGCTTCTGGTACCAGACCGGACAAACCATCAGTGCCCAGACCGGAAGCACCAACAGTAACATCCCCGCATCTTTTGGCTTTGAGCTGAAACCAGACCTCCACGGTATCCTGGACGCTACCATACAGGCAGCACAACTATTACTGGATGCCACTGCTACCACTACCAGCAGTGAACCGGGAAAATATCCCGTAGCGGCAAAAAGCAGGTTGCAGGATTCCCTGAATATGGTGCAGGCAGCCTATGCCGCCATTCAAACGTCTACACAGGCAGTCAGCTATGTAAATATTTTGCAGGCAGAAATTGATAGGTACAGAAGATCGATGGATGTATTAACAAATGTGCTGGCAGATGGTATATATATGATCCGGCCATCATCAGGTAACCTGCAATGGACGGCCGATGCCAGTAATTCGCCCACCTTTTATACAGCAGATACTACCGCTGCCAATCAACGCTGGCAGATCACTAAACAAACCAATGGCAGGTACAAAATAATTTCACTGTCGCCTCCTTCCGCCTACCAGAATTATATTAATGAAAATGCACAATTCGGGACCAATGTCTACGACCCGGTATGGAATACCTACAACATTTACAGCGATGGAAAAAACTATGCCGTCCAACGGACAGAGAAGGGGGGCAACGGTTATTGGTATATCAATGCAACAAAAATAGCTGGTGTTGCAGGCAGCGCCAATGATCCCTTCCCTTTCAGTTTCCCATTCAGACTGGTACCGGCGCCAGACTCGCTGCAGTCAGTCGATTCTGCTGCATTGCATTTAGCAGGTATGCATGAAAATCCGAAAATTACTGTATATCTTAAAGGCGTGTCGCCTATAGATAGCGCAGGCCTTTCTAAAATAACAAGAGCGGACAATGGAAATATCACTATCTACCCGAATCCTGCAAAG
- a CDS encoding IPT/TIG domain-containing protein gives MKKNIVVKIMLAGWLSVFISCEKDAQFRQFSYPAPVVSDFSPKQGYALNDVTIAGSDFGEVTGAVKVYFDGVLADTVRSVTSNKIVVQAPQKGATGKIAVVIFGKSDSTQQVFTYKPSAKLTGMSTTSAQVGDDIVLTGLNFGTDKSLVQVYVGNVAAQVVSVAADQVHFTVPQAPSGTVTLKVDGQNLTGAFLLVGVVKLSGTLIGHSGSWSNNPATMISAAVDGNIATYVDAATATGYVGYDMGAGASVILKSVRYVPRSGNAARMVGGEIRGANDPSLSDFVTLYTITTAPATGVYTEAAISSTARYRYVYYYSAAGYCNIAEIEFYGSH, from the coding sequence ATGAAAAAAAATATAGTAGTAAAAATTATGCTTGCAGGATGGTTGAGTGTTTTTATCTCCTGTGAAAAAGATGCACAGTTCAGGCAATTCAGTTATCCTGCTCCTGTGGTGAGTGATTTTTCGCCTAAGCAGGGATATGCGTTGAATGATGTAACCATTGCCGGTAGTGATTTTGGAGAGGTGACCGGCGCCGTTAAAGTCTATTTCGATGGCGTCCTGGCAGATACCGTTCGCAGCGTGACCAGCAACAAGATCGTTGTGCAGGCGCCGCAGAAGGGCGCTACAGGCAAGATAGCCGTAGTCATCTTTGGTAAAAGTGATTCTACCCAGCAGGTATTTACCTATAAACCCTCCGCAAAGCTAACCGGCATGAGTACCACCAGTGCGCAGGTGGGCGATGACATCGTGCTCACCGGCCTGAACTTCGGTACAGATAAATCACTGGTGCAGGTATATGTAGGTAATGTAGCAGCACAGGTGGTATCCGTGGCGGCAGATCAGGTTCATTTCACTGTTCCGCAGGCACCATCGGGAACGGTTACACTAAAAGTAGACGGACAGAATTTAACCGGCGCCTTCCTGTTGGTAGGTGTAGTAAAACTCTCCGGTACATTGATCGGTCATTCGGGATCCTGGTCTAACAATCCTGCTACGATGATCAGTGCAGCGGTAGATGGCAACATCGCCACCTATGTAGATGCTGCCACTGCAACGGGGTATGTAGGCTACGACATGGGCGCTGGCGCTTCCGTTATCCTGAAATCGGTGCGCTATGTGCCCAGAAGCGGCAACGCTGCGCGCATGGTGGGTGGTGAAATCCGCGGTGCCAACGATCCCTCACTTTCAGACTTCGTCACACTGTATACCATTACGACGGCACCGGCAACAGGTGTATATACAGAAGCGGCTATCAGCAGCACCGCACGCTACCGCTATGTATATTATTACTCCGCTGCCGGGTACTGTAATATCGCGGAGATCGAGTTCTACGGCTCACATTAA
- a CDS encoding RagB/SusD family nutrient uptake outer membrane protein → MKTIIKHIIIGGMVLSTFSCQKNFVDLKPNAQFTDAVYFKTPKDFKDYATGFYGQLPGWSFGSMDNGSDLSANGNGTGNDLGMGTIAVGSTSWNYSGIRTCNTLLDKAAAYKGAGDISQYVSEAYFFRAFAYFNLLKTFGGVPLVTKVLGVDSPELFDKRASRYQIVAQILSDLDQAIAGLPTEQNIGAADKGRVSKWAAMAVKAQVELYEATWEKYVGQSADGDGTAVGAGTAGYDAANGAKYLSDAVSLCQQIMNNGGYAIWNKNADAKMTNSSSWYLFNLEDEGSNPGAYNKQSNNEFILYTVYDYTLRQSGINISWTSWQLYPSRKFVDMAVCTDGLPPAKSPLFQGYHTTTSEFQNRDLRLLTYLYGAPTAPAAVTLDYGSLGASGYGNSKYAVYGYGTRRIDRTESANWPVIRLAEVYLTYAEALVELNGAISDAQLDASVNILRDRGGVAHLSNSLVAANGLDMKEEIRRERAVELYREGKRFDDLKRWGILEAALNPSRLGRVVGDGSYVTPFKDANGNATTSYKPSSYVFGEESVATPAGNLKCVVVSSSQNNSVAKKHYLYPVPTSQIILNKNLLQNPGY, encoded by the coding sequence ATGAAAACGATCATAAAACATATCATCATAGGTGGAATGGTACTAAGTACTTTTTCCTGCCAGAAAAACTTTGTAGACCTCAAGCCGAATGCACAATTTACCGATGCGGTATACTTTAAAACCCCCAAGGATTTTAAAGACTATGCCACCGGCTTTTACGGACAGCTGCCGGGATGGAGCTTCGGCTCCATGGACAATGGTTCTGATCTCTCCGCCAATGGAAACGGCACCGGCAATGACTTAGGCATGGGGACTATTGCAGTGGGTAGCACCAGCTGGAATTACAGTGGTATCCGCACCTGCAATACCCTGCTGGACAAAGCGGCGGCGTATAAGGGTGCAGGTGATATCAGCCAGTATGTTTCCGAAGCATATTTCTTCAGGGCCTTCGCTTATTTCAATCTGCTGAAAACCTTTGGCGGAGTGCCTTTAGTTACAAAGGTGTTAGGTGTTGACTCTCCTGAGTTATTTGACAAACGTGCGAGCCGTTACCAGATAGTAGCCCAGATATTGTCCGACCTGGATCAGGCCATCGCCGGCCTGCCTACAGAACAGAATATCGGTGCTGCGGATAAGGGAAGGGTAAGTAAATGGGCCGCTATGGCGGTAAAAGCACAGGTGGAATTGTATGAAGCTACCTGGGAGAAGTATGTGGGTCAGTCTGCCGACGGCGATGGAACGGCTGTGGGAGCGGGTACTGCGGGCTATGATGCTGCCAATGGAGCTAAATACCTCAGCGATGCGGTGTCGTTATGCCAGCAGATCATGAATAATGGCGGTTATGCCATCTGGAATAAAAATGCAGATGCAAAGATGACGAATTCCAGCTCCTGGTACCTGTTCAACCTGGAAGATGAAGGCAGCAACCCCGGTGCATATAACAAACAAAGCAACAATGAATTTATACTGTATACCGTATACGACTATACGCTGCGGCAATCCGGGATCAATATCTCCTGGACATCCTGGCAGCTGTACCCTAGCCGCAAATTTGTAGACATGGCCGTATGTACCGATGGACTGCCGCCTGCAAAGTCGCCACTGTTCCAGGGCTACCATACCACCACTTCCGAATTCCAGAACAGGGATTTACGGCTGCTGACCTATTTATACGGCGCGCCTACAGCGCCGGCAGCAGTAACGCTTGATTACGGTAGTTTGGGCGCCAGCGGCTATGGCAACAGTAAATACGCGGTATATGGCTATGGTACCCGCCGTATAGACCGCACCGAATCTGCCAACTGGCCGGTGATCCGACTGGCAGAAGTATACCTGACCTACGCAGAGGCATTGGTGGAACTGAATGGCGCTATCTCTGATGCGCAGCTGGACGCCTCTGTTAATATTCTTCGCGATCGTGGCGGTGTGGCGCATTTGAGTAATAGCCTGGTAGCAGCGAACGGACTCGATATGAAAGAGGAAATCAGAAGAGAGCGGGCGGTAGAACTGTACCGTGAAGGCAAAAGATTTGATGACCTCAAACGCTGGGGAATACTGGAGGCTGCACTGAATCCATCCCGCCTGGGCAGAGTGGTAGGCGATGGCAGTTATGTAACACCGTTTAAAGATGCTAACGGAAACGCTACTACGTCGTATAAGCCTTCGTCCTATGTATTTGGGGAAGAGAGCGTTGCTACCCCTGCCGGTAACCTGAAATGTGTGGTGGTATCCAGCTCTCAGAATAATTCCGTGGCAAAGAAACATTACCTGTATCCGGTTCCTACCAGTCAGATCATCCTCAATAAAAACCTGCTGCAGAATCCAGGCTATTAA
- a CDS encoding glycosyl hydrolase family 28 protein, whose protein sequence is MALPPQLIVYPFPGAKEGNAIHNSDFKVQVRTPGGAWQDLYEYNVKIDQVRGTDHHVENASMATFDFSGEVEVAVTSNKQQVKEAVVRPLANGIACTIKGNTVYFRLKQPMNLSVEINGDKYHNLHLFANPVLLSIPDSTKKEVIYFGPGIHEIAGGSLNIPSGKTVFLAGGAVLKGRLVVDHARDVTITGRGIIDFSVKEGVRVAHAKNVLVEGISLTQCPVGGSDSVTVRNVKSFSYYGWGDGMNVFASNNVLFEQVFCRNSDDCTTVYATRKGFTGGCRNITMRNSVLWADVAHPIHIGLHGNTNHPDTIQNLHYTNIDILEHQEKQIDYQGCLAINAGDNNLVKDVYFEDIRVEHIRCGQLIHLQIPFNQKYCTAPGRGIENIFFKNIAYNGNDAELSVITGYSEDRMIKNIVFENLRINGVVMADNMAGKPAWYKTADMARIFVGEFVRGLVFTKKE, encoded by the coding sequence ATGGCCCTGCCTCCGCAACTGATCGTGTATCCGTTCCCGGGAGCAAAGGAAGGCAATGCAATTCACAACAGTGATTTTAAAGTACAGGTAAGAACGCCTGGTGGGGCCTGGCAGGATTTATATGAATATAATGTAAAGATAGATCAGGTACGTGGTACGGATCATCACGTAGAAAATGCGTCCATGGCTACTTTCGACTTCTCTGGTGAGGTAGAGGTGGCCGTCACCTCCAACAAACAACAGGTGAAAGAAGCGGTGGTAAGGCCGCTGGCTAACGGCATCGCCTGTACGATAAAAGGTAATACGGTATACTTCCGGCTGAAGCAGCCGATGAACCTTTCTGTTGAAATAAATGGCGATAAATACCATAATCTTCACCTGTTTGCCAATCCTGTTTTATTATCTATCCCGGATTCAACAAAAAAAGAGGTGATCTATTTCGGCCCCGGCATTCATGAAATAGCAGGGGGCAGTTTAAATATTCCATCAGGGAAAACGGTGTTCCTGGCAGGTGGCGCCGTGCTGAAAGGCAGGCTGGTGGTAGATCATGCGAGAGATGTAACCATTACTGGCCGCGGTATCATTGATTTCTCCGTGAAAGAAGGTGTACGTGTTGCACATGCAAAGAATGTATTGGTGGAAGGAATCAGCCTGACCCAATGTCCGGTTGGCGGCTCCGACTCTGTAACAGTAAGAAACGTGAAGAGTTTTAGCTATTATGGCTGGGGAGATGGGATGAATGTTTTTGCCAGTAATAATGTATTGTTCGAGCAGGTGTTCTGCAGAAATTCTGATGACTGTACTACCGTTTACGCCACCCGTAAAGGGTTTACCGGTGGCTGCAGGAATATTACCATGCGTAATTCAGTGCTGTGGGCAGATGTGGCGCACCCGATACATATTGGCCTTCACGGCAATACCAATCATCCGGATACTATTCAAAACCTGCATTATACCAATATCGACATACTGGAGCACCAGGAAAAACAAATCGATTACCAGGGCTGCCTGGCGATCAATGCCGGCGATAATAACCTGGTGAAAGACGTTTATTTTGAAGATATCCGCGTAGAGCATATCCGCTGCGGACAACTGATCCACCTCCAGATTCCTTTTAACCAGAAATACTGCACAGCCCCGGGCAGAGGTATAGAAAATATCTTCTTTAAAAATATCGCCTATAATGGTAATGATGCGGAGCTGTCTGTTATCACCGGCTATAGTGAAGATCGTATGATTAAAAATATTGTATTTGAAAATCTGCGTATCAATGGTGTGGTGATGGCAGATAATATGGCCGGAAAGCCTGCATGGTACAAGACGGCAGATATGGCAAGAATATTTGTAGGAGAGTTTGTGCGTGGGCTTGTTTTCACAAAGAAAGAATAA